In one Elephas maximus indicus isolate mEleMax1 chromosome 9, mEleMax1 primary haplotype, whole genome shotgun sequence genomic region, the following are encoded:
- the ABO gene encoding histo-blood group ABO system transferase has product MMYPQPKVLTPWYVVFLKLFLETAEKYFMVGHKVNYYVFTDWPADVPPVPLQEGRQVLVLQVRNYTRWQDVSMHRMEMISSFSRQRFLCEVDYLVCADVDMKFSDHVGMEILSSLFGTLHPGFYAADRQAFTYERRPLSQAYIPRDEGDFYYAGGFFGGSVLEVHRLTKACHQAMMVDQANHVEAVWHDESHLNKYLLYHKPTKVLSPEYVWDERMLRRPPFLRKLRYVAVPKNHQAIRN; this is encoded by the exons aTGATGTACCCCCAGCCAAAGGTGCTAACACCCTG GTACGTGGTCTTCCTGAAGCTCTTCCTGGAGACGGCTGAGAAGTACTTCATGGTGGGACACAAGGTCAACTACTACGTCTTCACTGACTGGCCGGCTGACGTTCCGCCCGTCCCCCTCCAGGAAGGCCGGCAGGTGCTGGTCCTCCAGGTCCGCAACTACACCCGCTGGCAGGATGTGTCCATGCACCGCATGGAGATGATCAGTAGCTTCTCCAGGCAGCGCTTCCTGTGTGAGGTGGACTACCTGGTGTGTGCAGACGTGGACATGAAGTTCAGTGACCACGTGGGCATGGAGATCCTCTCCTCCTTGTTCGGTACACTCCACCCTGGCTTCTATGCTGCCGATCGCCAGGCCTTCACGTATGAACGCCGCCCATTGTCTCAGGCCTACATTCCAAGAGATGAAGGTGATTTCTACTATGCTGGCGGCTTTTTTGGGGGCTCAGTGCTAGAGGTGCACAGGCTCACCAAGGCCTGTCACCAGGCGATGATGGTGGACCAAGCCAATCACGTTGAGGCCGTGTGGCATGACGAGAGCCACCTGAACAAGTACCTGCTGTACCACAAGCCCACCAAGGTGCTCTCCCCCGAGTACGTGTGGGACGAGAGGATGTTGCGCAGACCACCTTTCCTCAGGAAACTGCGATACGTGGCCGTGCCTAAGAACCACCAAGCCATCCGGAACTGA